A window of the Nibribacter ruber genome harbors these coding sequences:
- a CDS encoding M28 family peptidase, with amino-acid sequence MKKHLYTLGMAAAFLSACSTSQTPAASGSDAVSTAAKAVGAIAADPTKYASTITAADLEKYLRVLASDSLEGRETGRRGQKMAAEYISNFYRANGLPGPVKSGSNPYYQTFDLEESSWGEGYVTVSGKKFAMGKDFFVSGASPFQAEEAVQVVFAGYGIDDPAYSDYTNLDVTGKVVVVLAGEPKKADGTYMISGTDKMGTWSQDPRTKTAAATKKGAKAVMIVTGATDAEFQQMTGRYANALSRPSIGFGSTASQPRATLMMVSPSMASALLNAKTTDLTAYGTNVAKAGKPVAGTFKPSTSVKIKTERKRQPLPTENVMAYLEGSDLKDELIVISSHYDHEGIKDGVVYNGANDDGSGTVAVMELAQAFAQAKKNGQGPRRSILFLNVTGEEKGLLGSEYYTDHPIFPLTSTVADLNIDMIGRHDKEHEGKPDYIYVIGSDKLSSELHAISENANKTYSNLDLDYTFNDPNDKNRFYYRSDHYNFAKHGIPIAFYFNGVHDDYHQPTDDVDKINFPSAEKVARLVFHTAWDLANRTERIKVDSNKK; translated from the coding sequence ATGAAAAAGCATTTGTATACCCTGGGCATGGCCGCCGCGTTTCTTTCGGCGTGTTCTACGTCCCAGACCCCGGCTGCATCTGGCTCAGATGCGGTGAGCACGGCCGCTAAGGCGGTAGGCGCCATCGCCGCAGACCCTACCAAGTACGCCAGCACCATCACCGCGGCAGACCTAGAAAAATACCTGCGCGTATTGGCCTCAGACTCTCTGGAAGGCCGTGAGACTGGTCGTCGTGGGCAGAAAATGGCCGCCGAATACATCTCAAACTTCTACCGAGCCAATGGCTTGCCAGGACCTGTAAAATCTGGCTCCAATCCTTACTATCAAACCTTTGACCTGGAAGAAAGCTCCTGGGGCGAAGGCTACGTAACCGTGAGTGGCAAGAAATTCGCCATGGGCAAAGACTTCTTCGTGTCGGGTGCATCACCGTTCCAAGCAGAGGAAGCCGTTCAAGTAGTGTTTGCGGGTTATGGCATTGATGATCCTGCTTACTCAGACTACACCAACCTGGACGTAACGGGTAAAGTAGTAGTGGTTTTAGCCGGCGAGCCGAAGAAAGCCGATGGCACTTATATGATCAGTGGCACCGATAAAATGGGCACCTGGAGCCAGGACCCACGTACCAAAACTGCCGCTGCCACTAAAAAAGGCGCAAAAGCCGTGATGATAGTGACGGGAGCCACAGACGCAGAATTCCAGCAGATGACCGGCCGTTACGCCAACGCTTTGTCGCGTCCGTCTATTGGGTTTGGCTCTACCGCTTCCCAGCCGCGCGCTACCTTAATGATGGTGTCTCCTAGCATGGCCTCTGCCCTGTTGAACGCCAAAACTACTGACCTGACCGCTTACGGCACGAACGTGGCCAAAGCCGGCAAACCTGTGGCTGGTACGTTCAAGCCTTCTACTTCGGTAAAAATCAAAACTGAGCGCAAGCGCCAGCCGCTGCCAACAGAGAACGTGATGGCGTACCTGGAAGGCTCTGACCTGAAAGACGAACTGATCGTGATTAGCTCACACTATGACCACGAAGGCATCAAAGACGGCGTTGTGTACAACGGCGCCAATGACGATGGTTCTGGCACCGTAGCTGTTATGGAACTGGCCCAAGCCTTTGCCCAAGCCAAAAAGAACGGCCAAGGCCCGCGCCGCAGCATCCTGTTCCTGAACGTGACCGGCGAGGAGAAAGGCCTACTGGGTTCTGAGTACTACACAGACCATCCTATCTTCCCGTTGACCAGCACCGTGGCGGATTTGAACATTGACATGATCGGGCGCCACGACAAAGAGCACGAGGGCAAGCCGGACTACATCTACGTGATTGGTTCTGACAAGCTTTCTTCTGAGCTGCACGCCATCTCTGAGAACGCCAACAAGACCTACTCCAACCTGGATCTGGACTACACCTTCAACGACCCGAATGACAAGAACCGTTTCTACTACCGTTCTGACCATTACAACTTCGCGAAGCACGGCATTCCCATCGCGTTCTACTTCAATGGCGTGCATGATGACTACCACCAGCCTACGGATGATGTAGACAAAATCAACTTCCCGTCTGCCGAGAAGGTTGCCCGTTTGGTCTTCCACACCGCCTGGGACCTAGCCAACCGCACTGAGCGCATCAAAGTAGACAGCAATAAGAAATAA
- a CDS encoding LutB/LldF family L-lactate oxidation iron-sulfur protein — protein sequence MSTKLKQFLLDSEAKAFDLDHRQKIRFNIGKYNAAVHNGMQAYEHHELARERASFIKTQTINNLDKYLVEFENNFTKRGGKVIWAQNAEEALREIGAIMKRKRAKSVVKSKSMITEEIHMNEFLEKNGIETVETDLGEYIVQLAEQRPYHIVTPAMHMSKKDISELFTKKLGIPLTDDAQELVATARKLLRDKYTSAEVGVTGANFILADIGGIALTENEGNARLSTTFPKTHIAIVGIEKMLPSVHDLDLFWPLLSTSGTGQNVTIYNTILTGPRQPTEKDGPEEMYVILLDNGRTNLLAKPEQREALNCIRCGACLNVCPVYKNIGGHTYETTYSGPIGSVITPHLAGMEENKHLSFASSLCGACTSVCPVKINLHNLLLLNRKQSVDEGLVDKNEKLAFKFWVRGMKSRTMLNLAPASVKNFVLRYVQKDTWSKRREPLVAAPKSFNEMWRKQRG from the coding sequence TTGAGCACTAAATTAAAACAGTTTCTGCTGGACTCAGAGGCCAAAGCGTTTGACCTGGACCACCGGCAGAAGATTCGTTTCAATATTGGCAAGTACAATGCGGCCGTGCACAACGGCATGCAGGCCTATGAGCACCATGAACTGGCCCGGGAACGCGCGTCCTTCATCAAAACCCAGACCATTAACAACCTGGACAAGTACCTGGTGGAGTTTGAAAACAACTTTACCAAGCGCGGCGGCAAAGTCATCTGGGCCCAGAATGCCGAGGAGGCTTTGCGTGAGATTGGCGCCATCATGAAGCGTAAACGGGCCAAGTCGGTGGTGAAGTCAAAGTCCATGATCACTGAAGAGATTCACATGAATGAGTTTCTGGAGAAGAATGGCATTGAGACCGTAGAGACTGATTTAGGCGAGTACATTGTGCAACTAGCCGAGCAGCGTCCCTACCACATTGTGACACCCGCCATGCACATGTCCAAAAAGGACATCTCTGAGCTGTTCACTAAGAAACTGGGCATTCCCTTGACGGATGACGCCCAGGAACTGGTAGCCACCGCCCGCAAGTTGCTCCGCGACAAATACACCAGCGCCGAAGTGGGCGTAACGGGTGCTAACTTTATTTTGGCAGACATCGGTGGCATTGCCTTAACAGAGAACGAAGGTAACGCGCGTCTGTCTACCACCTTCCCGAAGACGCACATCGCCATTGTGGGCATTGAAAAGATGCTGCCGTCTGTGCATGACCTGGACTTGTTCTGGCCCTTGCTCAGCACCAGCGGCACCGGACAGAACGTGACCATCTACAACACCATCTTAACCGGCCCGCGCCAGCCCACTGAGAAAGACGGTCCCGAGGAAATGTACGTCATCCTTCTGGACAACGGCCGTACCAACCTGCTGGCCAAACCAGAACAGCGCGAGGCTTTGAATTGCATACGCTGCGGCGCCTGCTTGAACGTGTGCCCCGTGTACAAGAACATTGGTGGTCATACCTATGAAACCACGTACAGCGGCCCTATTGGCTCTGTAATCACGCCGCACCTGGCGGGCATGGAGGAGAACAAGCACCTGAGTTTTGCCAGTTCGCTGTGCGGCGCTTGTACCAGTGTGTGCCCGGTAAAAATCAACCTGCATAATTTATTGCTGCTTAACCGCAAACAAAGCGTGGACGAAGGCCTGGTGGACAAGAATGAGAAGCTGGCCTTCAAGTTCTGGGTACGCGGCATGAAGAGCCGTACCATGCTGAACTTGGCGCCGGCGTCTGTCAAGAACTTTGTTTTGCGCTATGTACAGAAAGACACCTGGAGCAAACGCCGTGAGCCTCTGGTAGCCGCGCCCAAGTCCTTCAATGAGATGTGGCGAAAGCAACGAGGATAA